The following proteins come from a genomic window of Mustela lutreola isolate mMusLut2 chromosome 6, mMusLut2.pri, whole genome shotgun sequence:
- the DEFB113 gene encoding beta-defensin 113, with product MKILCIFLTFLFTVSCGPSVSQKKTKEDTEKKIECYLVRGACKTSCNTWEYIYNYCSTEPCCVVREYQKPVLEPVNTTGDTL from the exons ATGAAGAtactttgtattttcctgacTTTTCTCTTCACTGTGTCTTGTGGTCCATCAG tttcacagaaaaaaacaaaagaagatacagagaaaaaaatagaatgttacCTTGTTCGTGGTGCTTGCAAGACTTCATGCAACACTTGGGAGTATATATACAATTACTGCAGTACAGAGCCCTGCTGTGTTGTGCGGGAATACCAAAAGCCAGTTCTTGAACCTGTCAATACCACAGGGGATACACTGTAA